Proteins encoded within one genomic window of Amycolatopsis sp. 2-15:
- a CDS encoding DUF5691 domain-containing protein — MKAWEDLVGTALLGTRRRGVDVGGLPAEVREIVGKAEDQADAVLVTAALLTNYRRAGRLPVANARREEPAKPDDRRFVPPLARERLARLLHANRPELLEEWLRTAAGRGFRVGPELLPALADAARARVSLRAPLAEVAGPVGAWLGERNPDWAFLVAEVEDDSDDAWQFGTPARRQAWFERALAQDPAAARAALTATWRTEPADLRAMFLTLLGRHLTQDDEPFLDAALADRAAAVRDTAVRLLGGLPGTGLGDRMAARLRECVTVRSRSLRADVLQVTLPGPDETLVRDGVRVPHGPGQDTARLRAIIAAAPLEFWAEFGTPGDLVGMLVEGCPLAVVRESWATAAIRQRDEAWAQALVEAEPGGRATAALVGVLAPEKQAATVAKLARGLKVEALTRLILDLPQPWPEELGRVLLDWVAAQQDHRLVAHAATLIAKAVPSGCLRHRLATLPQPGEAAPWPGAAASWHRAVAETLTFRREMHEELS, encoded by the coding sequence ATGAAGGCGTGGGAAGACCTCGTCGGCACCGCGTTGCTGGGCACGCGCCGCCGGGGTGTCGACGTGGGCGGGCTGCCGGCCGAGGTGCGGGAGATCGTGGGCAAAGCGGAAGACCAGGCCGACGCCGTTCTCGTCACCGCGGCGCTGCTCACCAATTACCGCCGTGCGGGCCGGCTCCCCGTGGCCAACGCGCGACGGGAAGAGCCGGCCAAGCCCGACGACCGGAGGTTCGTCCCGCCGCTCGCGCGGGAGCGGCTGGCGCGGTTGCTGCACGCGAACCGGCCCGAGCTCCTCGAAGAGTGGCTGCGCACGGCAGCCGGGCGAGGATTCCGGGTGGGGCCGGAGCTGCTGCCGGCGCTGGCGGACGCGGCGCGGGCGCGGGTGTCGTTGCGGGCGCCGCTCGCGGAGGTGGCGGGTCCGGTCGGGGCGTGGCTGGGCGAGCGCAACCCCGACTGGGCGTTCCTGGTCGCCGAGGTCGAGGACGACAGCGACGACGCGTGGCAGTTCGGCACTCCCGCGCGGCGCCAGGCTTGGTTCGAGCGGGCGCTCGCGCAGGATCCCGCCGCGGCGCGCGCGGCGCTCACGGCGACGTGGCGCACCGAGCCCGCCGACCTGCGCGCGATGTTCCTCACGTTGCTGGGCCGCCACCTCACCCAGGACGACGAGCCGTTCCTAGACGCGGCGCTGGCCGACCGCGCGGCGGCGGTGCGCGACACGGCCGTCCGGCTGCTCGGCGGGCTGCCCGGCACCGGGCTCGGTGACCGGATGGCGGCGCGGCTGCGGGAGTGCGTCACCGTGCGCAGCCGGTCGCTGCGGGCCGACGTCCTGCAGGTCACGCTGCCGGGGCCGGACGAAACACTGGTGCGCGACGGCGTCCGCGTGCCCCACGGGCCCGGGCAGGACACCGCGCGGCTGCGGGCGATCATCGCCGCCGCTCCCCTGGAGTTCTGGGCGGAGTTCGGCACGCCGGGCGACCTCGTGGGCATGCTCGTGGAGGGCTGCCCGCTCGCCGTGGTCCGCGAAAGCTGGGCCACGGCCGCGATCCGGCAGCGCGACGAGGCCTGGGCGCAGGCGCTCGTCGAAGCCGAACCCGGCGGCCGGGCCACGGCGGCGCTCGTCGGCGTGCTGGCGCCGGAGAAGCAGGCCGCCACCGTCGCGAAGCTGGCGCGCGGCCTGAAGGTCGAAGCGCTCACGCGGCTGATCCTCGACCTGCCGCAACCGTGGCCCGAGGAGCTGGGCCGGGTGCTGCTCGACTGGGTCGCCGCGCAGCAGGACCACCGGCTCGTGGCCCACGCTGCCACGCTCATCGCCAAGGCCGTGCCGTCCGGCTGCCTGCGCCACCGCCTGGCGACGCTCCCCCAGCCCGGCGAGGCCGCCCCGTGGCCCGGCGCAGCCGCTTCATGGCACCGCGCCGTGGCCGAAACCCTGACTTTCCGCCGCGAAATGCACGAGGAGCTCTCATGA
- a CDS encoding SWIM zinc finger family protein: MAEQVATRWSPEQVAGLAPDPASAKVGRGLAVPAKWSGAGASARAVWGSCKGSGAKPYRTVVELAGPAFKCTCPSRKFPCKHALGLLLLWSAEHVPSAAEEPDVSTWLAEREARASRAERKPEAPKDLEAAAKRAQERLARVTAGAAELRGWLTDRVGAGFASFEGSAFEGGGFSGGGAEQLRTVAARMIDAQAPGLAGGLRRAAGLVGRGRDWPGDLLAELSLLYVLAGAALRLDELPAPLAETVRTRLGFSAGTAQVLESGERVADQWLVTGAVDDEQDNLRTRRTWLRGRHSGRVALVLSFAPPGRPLDSSLPPGYVVPGELAFHPGALPLRALVADRTEAVLTPVPRGDTVAEALAAFAEALAVDPWLDRWPVLLSDLTPARHDGGWALSDVDGAALPLLPGVDPWPLLALAAEHPVTLAAELTPAGLRPLTCWHPNGVVRL, translated from the coding sequence GTGGCCGAACAGGTGGCAACGCGCTGGAGTCCCGAGCAGGTCGCCGGGCTCGCGCCGGACCCGGCGTCGGCCAAGGTCGGGCGCGGGCTCGCGGTGCCGGCGAAATGGTCGGGCGCCGGCGCTTCGGCGCGGGCGGTGTGGGGTTCGTGCAAGGGCAGTGGCGCGAAGCCGTACCGCACGGTGGTCGAGCTGGCGGGGCCGGCGTTCAAGTGCACGTGCCCGTCGCGGAAGTTCCCGTGCAAGCACGCGCTGGGGTTGTTGCTGTTGTGGTCGGCGGAGCACGTGCCTTCGGCGGCTGAGGAGCCCGACGTCTCCACGTGGCTCGCGGAGCGCGAGGCGCGGGCGTCGCGCGCGGAACGCAAGCCGGAGGCGCCGAAGGACCTGGAAGCCGCGGCGAAACGCGCACAGGAGCGGCTCGCGCGTGTCACGGCGGGCGCGGCCGAGCTGCGCGGCTGGCTGACCGACCGCGTCGGTGCCGGTTTCGCGAGCTTCGAGGGCAGTGCGTTCGAGGGCGGTGGTTTCTCAGGCGGGGGTGCTGAGCAGCTGCGCACGGTCGCCGCGCGAATGATCGACGCCCAGGCCCCGGGCCTGGCCGGCGGTCTGCGACGCGCGGCCGGGCTCGTCGGGCGCGGCCGCGACTGGCCGGGTGACCTGCTGGCCGAGCTGTCGCTGCTCTACGTGCTGGCCGGCGCCGCGCTTCGCTTGGACGAGCTGCCCGCGCCCCTGGCCGAAACCGTGCGCACGCGCCTGGGGTTCTCGGCGGGCACCGCGCAGGTGCTGGAGTCGGGCGAACGCGTCGCCGACCAGTGGCTCGTGACCGGAGCGGTCGACGACGAACAGGACAACCTCCGCACCCGCCGCACCTGGCTGCGCGGCCGCCACTCGGGGCGCGTCGCGTTGGTCCTGTCCTTCGCCCCGCCCGGTCGCCCGTTGGACAGCTCCCTGCCGCCCGGCTACGTCGTCCCCGGCGAACTCGCCTTCCACCCGGGCGCGCTGCCACTGCGCGCGCTGGTCGCCGACCGCACCGAGGCCGTCCTCACCCCGGTCCCCCGCGGCGACACCGTCGCAGAGGCCCTGGCAGCCTTCGCCGAGGCCCTCGCCGTGGACCCGTGGCTCGACCGCTGGCCCGTGCTCCTGTCCGACCTCACCCCCGCCCGCCACGACGGCGGCTGGGCCCTGTCCGATGTGGACGGTGCCGCCCTGCCCCTGCTCCCGGGCGTCGACCCATGGCCCCTGCTGGCCCTCGCCGCCGAACACCCGGTGACCCTCGCGGCCGAACTCACCCCGGCCGGCCTGCGCCCCCTCACGTGCTGGCACCCGAACGGCGTGGTGCGGCTGTGA
- a CDS encoding NAD-dependent epimerase/dehydratase family protein: MRVLVLGGDGYLGWPTALHLSDKGHEVAVLDNYARRKYDVELEAESLVPIEDLPTRIAAWEEVSGKKIALFEGDLCDAEFTYSAVRDFAPDSIVHFAEQRSAPYSMIDREHAVYTQQNNVVGNLNLLYAIAEINPDIHLVKLGTMGEYGTPNIDIEEGWLEVEHNGRKDRMLYPKKPGSFYHLSKVHDSHNIEFACRIWDLRATDLNQGVVYGQQTPQTALDPRLATRFDYDAVFGTVLNRFVIQAVLGQPLTVYGKGGQTRGLLDIRDTVECIRLAVENPADRGEFRVFNQMTESYSVAQIAEIVATTFPGPVQIENLDNPRVEQAEHYYNVKHTGLVELGLQPHLLSDTLIESLFDIVGSNKHRVNDERMRPTVRWRGAVKS; this comes from the coding sequence ATGCGAGTGCTGGTTCTCGGCGGTGACGGCTACCTCGGCTGGCCCACGGCATTGCACTTGTCGGACAAAGGCCACGAAGTGGCTGTTCTGGACAATTACGCCCGCCGCAAGTACGACGTGGAGCTCGAAGCCGAGAGTCTCGTCCCCATCGAAGACCTGCCCACGCGCATCGCGGCGTGGGAGGAGGTGTCGGGCAAGAAGATCGCTCTGTTCGAGGGCGACCTCTGCGATGCCGAGTTCACCTATTCGGCCGTGCGCGACTTCGCTCCCGACTCGATCGTCCACTTCGCCGAGCAGCGGTCCGCGCCATACTCGATGATCGACCGCGAGCACGCCGTCTACACGCAACAGAACAACGTCGTCGGCAACCTGAACCTGCTCTACGCGATCGCCGAGATCAACCCGGACATCCACCTGGTGAAGCTCGGCACGATGGGTGAGTACGGCACGCCCAACATCGACATCGAAGAGGGCTGGCTCGAGGTCGAGCACAACGGCCGCAAGGACCGCATGCTCTACCCGAAGAAGCCGGGCTCCTTCTACCACCTGTCGAAGGTGCACGACTCCCACAACATCGAGTTCGCGTGCCGCATCTGGGACCTGCGCGCCACCGACCTCAACCAGGGTGTCGTGTACGGCCAGCAGACGCCGCAGACCGCGCTCGACCCGCGCCTGGCGACCCGGTTCGACTACGACGCGGTGTTCGGCACCGTGCTGAACCGCTTCGTGATCCAGGCGGTGCTGGGCCAGCCGCTGACCGTCTACGGCAAGGGCGGGCAGACCCGCGGCCTGCTCGACATCCGCGACACCGTCGAGTGCATCCGGCTCGCCGTGGAGAACCCGGCCGACCGCGGGGAATTCCGCGTGTTCAACCAGATGACCGAGAGCTACTCGGTCGCCCAGATCGCGGAGATCGTGGCGACCACCTTCCCCGGCCCGGTCCAGATCGAGAACCTGGACAACCCGCGGGTGGAGCAGGCCGAGCACTACTACAACGTGAAGCACACGGGGCTCGTCGAGCTCGGCCTGCAGCCGCACCTGTTGTCCGACACGCTGATCGAGTCGCTGTTCGACATCGTCGGTTCGAACAAGCACCGCGTGAACGACGAGCGCATGCGCCCGACCGTGCGCTGGCGGGGCGCGGTCAAGTCCTGA